The following proteins come from a genomic window of Misgurnus anguillicaudatus unplaced genomic scaffold, ASM2758022v2 HiC_scaffold_28, whole genome shotgun sequence:
- the LOC141362520 gene encoding uncharacterized protein produces MDELRVRISTQRDIQDCSMLCFCETWLGKRTPDEAITPDGYTAFREDRSAVDSGKTRGGGTAVLVKQTWCTDCKLISKSCSENVEFLTLKLRPFYLPRELQCIIVTVVYIPPSAKEEAALRELHDMINEQENKYPDAAFIILGDFNHCNLKKNMPKLYQFVTFPTRENKILDHCYSNIRNAFIAEPKPHFGKSDHLAIRLKPTYIKRLKAQPVTIKTVNTWTDSAQASLQGCLEATDWNIFKEATDDIHEYTEAVSDYISWCTSICAPPRTVRVFPNQKPWFNGNIKQKIRKRQEAFKSGDQREYKKARYELQKSIRAAKRAYSQKLESFYLSNNTRSMWQGIQAVTNYKEIVSATDPLDVTLPDSLNTFYTRFDRMNTDTPLKAPCNPTDTVFQVTPTQVLKALRQVNPHKAVGPDGVPPRVLKACAEQLTGVYVDIFNLSLNQAVVPRIFKSSTIVPVPKKLNPATLNNFRPVALTPVAMKCLEKLVLTHINHMVPDTIDPLQFAYRPNRSVDDAVAFALHHILQHLDNRGTYVRTLFLDYSSAFNTIRPGRLTEKLTDLGVPTPTCNWILDFLIERPQVVRMGRRVSAELIISTGSPQGCCLSPKLFTLYTHDCISTQDNTIIIKYADDTTILGLIKGGGRVGLQGFGERYSYIW; encoded by the coding sequence ATGGATGAGCTTCGGGTTCGGATTTCCACGCAAAGGGATATACAGGACTGCTCTATGTTGTGCTTTTGTGAAACATGGCTGGGGAAAAGGACACCCGACGAGGCGATAACACCAGATGGCTACACGGCCTTCAGGGAGGACCGGAGCGCAGTGGATAGCGGCAAAACTCGGGGCGGAGGAACTGCCGTCCTCGTCAAACAGACTTGGTGTACCGACTGTAAGCTTATTTCTAAATCTTGCTCTGAGAATGTGGAGTTTTTAACTTTGAAGCTACGGCCGTTTTACTTACCCAGAGAACTGCAATGCATTATTGTGACTGTTGTGTATATTCCCCCCTCCGCTAAAGAAGAGGCTGCACTTAGGGAGTTGCATGACATGATTAATGAGCAAGAAAATAAATATCCTGATGCTGCTTTTATTATTCTGGGAGattttaatcattgtaatcttAAGAAAAACATGCCAAAACTGTATCAGTTTGTGACTTTTCCAACTAGAGAAAATAAGATACTGGACCACTGTTACAGCAATATTAGAAATGCTTTTATAGCTGAACCAAAACCTCATTTCGGCAAGTCTGACCATCTGGCAATCCGGCTTAAGCCCACCTACATCAAGAGGCTTAAAGCACAGCCAGTCACAATAAAAACTGTTAACACCTGGACTGACAGTGCACAGGCTAGCCTGCAGGGTTGTTTAGAGGCCACAGACTGGAACATCTTTAAGGAGGCTACAGATGACATCCATGAATACACAGAGGCTGTGAGTGACTACATCAGCTGGTGCACATCTATATGTGCACCTCCAAGAACTGTGCGTGTGTTTCCAAACCAGAAACCTTGGTTTAATGGAAACATAAAACAGAAGATCAGGAAAAGGCAGGAAGCTTTTAAGTCAGGAGACCAAAGGGAGTACAAGAAAGCCCGGTATGAGCTACAGAAGTCCATCAGAGCTGCAAAGAGGGCGTATTCTCAAAAACTTGAAAGTTTTTACCTAAGTAACAACACGCGCAGTATGTGGCAGGGAATCCAAGCAGTCACAAACTATAAGGAAATAGTATCTGCAACAGATCCCCTGGACGTCACCCTCCCAGACAGCCTTAATACCTTCTACACCAGGTTTGACAGAATGAACACAGACACTCCTTTAAAAGCCCCCTGCAACCCTACGGACACTGTCTTTCAGGTGACACCCACACAGGTCCTGAAAGCTCTGAGGCAGGTGAACCCCCACAAGGCTGTGGGACCAGACGGCGTCCCTCCCAGAGTCCTGAAGGCCTGCGCAGAACAACTCACTGGTGTGTATGTAGACATTTTTAACTTGTCTTTAAACCAAGCAGTAGTTCCCcgtatttttaaatcctctaccATTGTACCAGTCCCAAAAAAGCTAAATCCAGCCACCCTGAACAACTTCAGGCCAGTGGCACTCACGCCAGTCGCCATGAAGTGTTTGGAAAAACTGGTTCTCACACATATTAATCACATGGTCCCGGACACGATCGACCCCCTCCAGTTCGCCTACCGTCCTAACCGTTCAGTGGACGATGCAGTGGCCTTTGCTTTACACCATATCCTGCAACACCTGGATAATAGAGGAACATATGTTAGAACGTTGTTCCTGGATTACAGTTCGGCTTTTAACACCATCCGCCCGGGTAGGCTGACTGAGAAGCTGACAGACCTCGGCGTCCCGACTCCCACCTGTAACTGGATCCTGGATTTCCTGATTGAAAGACCACAGGTGGTGAGGATGGGAAGGAGGGTGTCTGCAGAGCTCATCATCAGCACAGGATCACCACAAGGCTGCTGTCTCAGCCCTAAACTATTTACCCTGTATACACATGACTGTATCTCCACCCAGGACAATACCATTATTATTAAGTATGCGGATGATACCACCATTTTGGGCCTCATCAAGGGGGGGGGACGAGTCGGGCTACAGGGGTTTGGTGAACGATATTCTTACATATGGTGA